cccacagttatgtcaagttggctggatgtcctttgggtggtggaccattcttgatacacacgggaaactgttgagcgtgaaaaacccagcagcattgcagttcttgacacaaaccggtgagcctggcacctactaccatacccagttcaaaggcacttaaatattttgccttgcccattcaccctctgaatggcacagatacacaatccatgtctcgattgtctcaaggcttaacaatccttctttaacctgtatcctcccctttatctacactgattgaagtagatttaacaagtgacatcaataagggatcatagatttcacctggattcacctgatcagtctttgttatggaaagagcaggtgttcgtaatgttttgtagactcagtgtaTACTTTCTTCAAACAGACTACCAAAAAAATAAGTGAAAATTGACAAATTATCCAGTGGATTATGATAATTAAAAAGTAGGGCTGAAAAAACATAGGTTTGCACTCTCTATTTATATTTGCTCCATGGCTCAGGCGGCCAAGTGGACACAAGACTGTTTGGCTCATCTCAGTCATGAAGAGGAATACATTTGCAGCTctttctgattaataaacaatgccatgctggtgggtggtaacattcaaataaaacccagccctgaaaACGAAACGTAGGCTGAAAATAATTggatgttgaaaattggttaccatgatgacataatcctgtggttgaaattttaccctcaaaacaacagtttaagttgatgactttttgcaaatccaatgtattttccacatatactccatgtcacaatacgttgacaaattacgttgaaacaacgttgattcaaccagtttgtggcCAGTGGGCAGTCTCCTGTGTTGATCTTGTGTGTGTTCGACTGTGGCCTTGACAGAGGTCTTACTGACCGACACGCAGCATGTCAATAAATGTCAATTCTGCAAGTATACACAGTGTGAGAGGTCATTCACCGAGGCAGTCTGCTTCACGTTCACTTAATCTACCCCCATGTGAATGTAACATGACTTCAGGTGTGTAAAATGTTTTTCACTCTTACAGTCAATAAATGCAACATTATCTCAAATTATTTAATGGTAACCAGAAGTTTCTCTTTTTTTTAAGAATTAATGAAAGGTTAgtgtgtttctttcatttaatCATGATATAGACTTGTATTTGTTCATATATATAAAAAGTGGTGTTTAACAACAAAATTCTTGAAACTCTTAAATGTTTTTGATAATATAACATTACTTAATTTTTGGCATAAAGAAGTTGCTTTGAATAGTCTGCTATTAAAGGACCATCAGCCACATCCTTTGATTGGCTAAAACcttgactcctcagagctgataGGGAATGTTCAAATGAGGAGGGGGCGGGTTTCCAATAAGTAAACAGCGCTCAATCCATTATAAAAGTGGCCTCAACTCCTTCATCCTCTTCACAGCATCCAGTGAACATTGCTGATCAGTTCTTGTTGTGAAGCCATGGCGATGAAGTGGAGTGTAGTTTGTCTCGTGGCAGTGGCCATGCTTGGCTGTCTGTGTGATGCTCAGTCTTGGTCACCCTTAGCTAAACCAGGGCAGCAACCCTCCAGACGCAAGCCTCAGCAGCCTCAGCAGCCTCAGCAGCCTTATCAACCACTGAATCAGAAGCCGAGGCACCCACCAAAAGACCCCACCCAGGCTAAGCAGACGTTTGAGACACCACTTGATTGGACCTATCCTCTGGACCCAAAGCCAGAACCCAAGGTTGTTGGGAGCTCAGAGGCGAGAACCCCAGTGGCTGCCAATTCAGTGGCGGCTGAGTGTAGGGAGAACATGGTCCACGTGGAAGCAAAGCACGACCTGCTGGGGATCGGCCAGTTGATCCAGCTAGAAGACCTCACTTTGGGAGACTGCGCTATCACTGGATTTGACAATGTCAACCAGGTGCTCATCTTTGAGTCTGCACTGCAGGCATGTGGCAGCCAACTAAGGGTATGTGTtataatgatgataatgataataatgaaCTGTATTTATATTATTTGAAAAGCAAAAGGAATAATTATAATCACAAATGGGTGCTAagtgtcaacaacaacaaaatccaagcCCAGGTATTTATATTATATGTAGGGCATTATTGTACATGGCAATTAGTTGTCAATTTACCTGAACAAATGGTTTAatagtttttttaaatgttatagtCCTGTCCACAGTAAATTGGTCTATATTGTAATTACATTTGTGAATATATTAACATTGTTGTGATTGTTTCTCAGATGACTACCAGCTCCCTCATCTATATCTTCACTCTAAATTACAAACCCAAACCTCTGGCAAACACCCCCCTCATCAGGACAAATGAAGCTATGATCACCGTTGAATGTCACTATCCAAGGTGGGAGAAGCAGACCTAGGTCCAAATAGTACAGCCTGATTTAGCTTGCCCGCCACAACGGAACTAATGAAACAGTTCCAAAAGTACCAATCCTGCCCACCCAGCATGTAGTATAAGATAAATCAAGCACACTGGAAGTATTTCAGGAATTAATCTCAACCCAGGGTAGCCCCATCCCACTATAGCAATGTTTAATCTGTTTAATATATATACTATTTTTTACAAACTACTGACTGCAGAATTAAGTTGTCAAAAGAGATATATGTATTACATTGCAGGTTTGATTGAATTGAGTCTCTAGTTGCAGGTGAATACAGGACcccactacactgttacactagcaTTAAAGTTATCATACTTTCACCACACCCACAGTGGGACATTTATTTGGCTTTCAGCTTCTTAGTTTGAAACACAATTAATATTAAAAACAGGTATGGTGATTTCTATACAGACGTACAACACATTTAcaaataacatctgttaaacaaTGCCTCTCCTCCAGGAAACACAACGTGAGCAGCCTGGCCCTGATCCCAACCTGGACCCCTTTCTCCGCTGCTAAGTATGCAGAGGAACTCCTGTACTTTTCCATGAGGCTCATGACTGGTGGGTAAAGATGCAGTGTAGAGAGGGTCCACACTAAAAAGCCAATATCCCTGACCCAGATTTAGACttttcctggactaaaaagcacttttaGTGGAGATTCTCCATCGAGTTCTATTGAAATTCTTAATTCAGTGTACATTTTAGATCAGGAGTAGACTTCATCTGTTAATTTcgataatgtttgtatcaatgGCAAATTTAATGTTACAACTTCTCTTGGCAGCTGACTGGCAGTATGAGAGGGCTGGTAACATGTACGTGCTGGGTGATATGGTGAACATCGAGGCCTCTGTCATGCAGTACTTCCACGTCCCCCTGCGTATCTTTGTGGACAGCTGTGTGGCCACCCTGCAACCCGACATGAACGCCAATCCTAGATACGCCTTCATTGAGAATCATGGGTAAGTATGGGAGGGGGTTCAGTCAACACTAGGAGTGGTTTCGCAGACAGAGATTAAGCCTAATCTTGGATTTAAATGCACTTTTAAACTGGACTAATGAAAATGTTATTTCTCAAACATGGTTTAAAATAGTCATAGACTTGAACTAATCTGGATTAAACAGTCTGATATCTACAAAGAACATTTGAGCTAGTCCAGGTCTAAGTGAGGGTATAAACTAAACCAAGAAGGAGGCAGGTTTAGCTTCAGAATAATGCACTGTGTCAATGGCAATATAGGTTTCCTGCTTTCCCTGACAGAGTTTAAAGTTAAAGTGGAGTGTTCCTTTTCCAAATGAGTTATTCCAGAATTAGGTAATTGATTTCACTTGCATTAAATGGTTGTCCAAACTTTCTTGGCTATCTGTTGCAGAATAATATTGTTATGGGGTAATATTTTATTAACTGCAATGTTTGCTTTTATCTTCTGCATTATTTATATTTTACTTGTTTGCTCCAGTCTGTGCTCATACATAAAATGCTTGAATATGTGTGGTGCATACCAGGCTTCTGAAGCAACCTCAGGTCATAACCACCTGCACATAGTTCATCTAATTATGCTGCGTTTACACATGCAGCGCAATTCTGATatctttccactaattggtcttttgaccaatcagatcagctcttttgccaataattgggcctTAGATCAGAATTGTGCAGCCTCTGTCAAGAGTCATGTTCCCCTGCTAAGACGTTGCTGACGCATACTTGATGTTACAATGCttggataggtattttacatatcagctaaccacataatatgttatagcaatctgtcatTGGTTGACGCAttcaacgtctgagcaggggaacacgaTCAAGGACTCCATGGTCTAGATCTAGAAGACAGTAATCTGAAGTTAAGCAATGTTTCAAAAATTCATTTTTTATTCTGGATTAATGTAAGAAGCCTATTCGTGATGTAATTTAAGATctgtccaggaaactggccctAGTAGGATTAGTAGCGGAGGGGGTTCGGTGAACTGTGCTagtgtgatgagtaaccttgaCGGAGCAACATCTAATGCTTAGGCTTTAGCGCAGAGGGCTAACATGTTCTTGAGTTGTGCAGGCAACCAGGGCAGTTTAATGAGTACACTGACTGTCATGTTGTTAAATGTGAGCCCAGCTAATGCTTGCCCTGCCCCTGCCCATGCACCATCTTTGCCCCCACAGGTGTCTGATCGATGCCAAGGTGACAGGTTCCCACTCCCAGTTCATACCTCGTTCCGCAGACTACAAGCTGCAGTTCCAGGTGGAGGCTTTCAGGTTCCAGAGCCAGAGGGGGAGTGACCCAATTTATCCGCAGAAAACAAAGATGCCTGTTCAGACTGCTGAAGATTATCCCAGTTCGCTCGACGCGGTGAGTTAATTCATTCAGTTCAATACTACTTTATTTATCCCTCACGGAGCAGTCATGCAGACAAGCAGAAAGAATACTAACAAATAACACGGAAACATATCACATGAGACATAATTGTTTTATTGTGTATTTATCCTATGCTTTAATTGTCATAGTGGACACTGTAACAATGGCCATGTTCTTGGTAAATCCCAACAGATCTTTATTACCTGTCACCTGAAGGCAACCACAATTGCCTACCCCATTGATGTTGAGTACAAGGCCTGCTCCCTCATTAATACGTAAGTGTGTACGTTCTACACCTGGGTCAAATACATGTTACATTAATGAAATAAATGTTTATACTTTGACAAAGTGTATGTTATGCGATACATGAAAGGTATATTTATGTTACGTCAATAATGCAATGCTGGTTTGATTGAATGTATCCCTAAAGCTGCAGTTTGTTAACAGGTGGAGGGAGGCTGGTGGGAATGATGGAGTGTGTGGCTGCTGTGACTCCACCTGTAGCAACAGGAAGGGACGCGATACCACCAAACACCAAAAACCAGCAAGTACGTATGAGGCAACAAAGGCCTGCTTTTTAAGATAACAACAATGTGATAAACATTGACAATGTGGAAACCTCAAAAATACTTGCAGAGAATGTTTGAATTTCTGAAAGGTCAAAATCTGCTCACTGTTTGCTGCCCCTAAAAGccatttttgaaaatgttttattCACCACTTAATAATTATGTGAGTGGATATTGAGTGGATATTGATGTTCTTAACCTAGCTGTCTTTGTATTGTCCAGCTGCTGAAGGCTGCTTTTGGATATGTGTAATGACTCTCCTGTCCTTTTGTCTGCTCTCTCCTCAGATATATGGGAGGGAGATGTTCAGCTTGGTCCCATCTTTATCACGGAGAAGGTTGTGTAATAAATTCAGAACCTGCCATTGGCATGCCCATTGAAATAAACATAGTTGATGGTTCATCATCGTCTGTGTCTTCATTCCTGCTGTTGATATTGTGCATTAATTAGTGAAAGACTAAAGCAATGCACTAGTTTAGGTGCTGAACAGATAAAAAAAGACCTAGGCATATTAATCAAATGCACAACTCTGTTTCCAAAAGTAACTTATTATTATGCTCATAACAAATACCATATTAGACCATAATAGTACTGATGTTGCATTTGTCAGCTTGAATGAGTCTCCTTGTAGCCTGTTCTCCAATGTTACCAACATGTGCTCTCAGATCAGTATAAAGGGATGACCTCAGACAATTCACATGAGCCCTAATTATGTGTGTATGAATGTATATAGGAAGGAATGAAGTGTATAAAGGAAAGCAGGGTGCTATTTTAAACTTTTTTTAACAAGACCAGATGAATAATCTGTTGAGGTGTTAGGGCACCCACATGTGGTGGATCTCCTTGAAGCACAGGGTAATTCTGTCATTTCCCTAATCGGTAAATGCTTAGTTTGACCACATGGGGCGGAATACTAGAACTAGAATTCAGCACCCAAGCAACTGAACAGCTCCTCGTGGCGTTTAGAGCGTCGATGAGACATACAGCCCCAATCCCCATTGTCAATGGCGGTATTATTGAGCTAACATTTAGGTCTATTCCCTGCAATCACAGCTTTGCCAAACTATAGTTTTCATGGCAAAGCTTTCACAAACAAGTATTGTATGGCAGTTAAGACATTCCACATTTTAGTGTTATTAAAAAACGATCCCGCCTGTCATTTTATGTAGTAGAGGCATGGTGCTCTATGGACCCCTTAGCAGGAGGTTAAATATCTTATCACATGCACAGgctaccacccacccaccctctccaGTCGAGAATGAACGATATCGCCAATCACATGACAAGACCATTTAATATATTTTGTTGCTATAATCTGGGTTTGACCTTGAATGGAAAAGCATGTTTTCCTACTGTTCCTATTCGTGACATAACCTATAATAGCGGTGGGTCCTTTTGGTTTATGATTGTTGCCAGAGAGCAGAATTGGTCCACTTATCCACATTGCCTTTCCCTCTGTCTGCTCTGCCCACACTCATGTACTAAAGCACTGCTCTGCAAGCTCTTTCCCTTTCCCGTTAACGTTAGAGACGGATGGCATTGGGTCTGCCGTCTCCACCAACACCccctcccccctgcctccccctccctctgtgcaCCGCTGGCCTACCGCCGCTTCGTGTCATAGGCATCATCACAGCGGCAGACATTTGGCAAGGCAGGAAGCGGACTGCGGGTTATGTGGCTGGTCTGGCTGCATCGGGAGAAGATAGGACTTTTTTCTGTGATTACCGCAGTGTTCTTTTTCTCTGTTCTCTGCCATTTCCGGGCTGTAGAGTGGATAGCAGCTCAAGGTATATTTGATGGTGATGCTGAGTACGCGTATCTGATTTGACTAGGTCGAGGCCAGGGGGATCTGTAACAGCTTGGCggtaggatagagggagggagagcgagagaaaccgGGCTGTCCGTGACTGCGTCTGTCTGTAGCGCGCTCCGCGGTTGTGAGTGGACTGTGGTCCCTCAGTGATTCTCTGCAGTCACTTCGAGTCGTTTTTGGAGGAAGATGGCGGACAGGGCTGAGATGTTCTCCCTCTCCACCTTCCACTCCCTCACTCCTCCAGGCTGCAGGTAAGACAACAAACCCGTCGACGGAGCATTGAAGGGCGTCCGCGCAGAGCGGGTATCTTCTCGATCGCTCAATACTGAGGGATGGAGGGCGGAGAGGGGAATACAGGTGGATGTGAGAGGATGGGGTGGAACATTAGTATTGTAATGAAACGGTCAGGGAATGCGGCTCgtaccctcaaccttctggcccataGCCCTGTGCGCCaacgactgtgccacaaaagcatgctgaagtgaCAGAGTCGATATTCGCACttataaacacagggtctctACAGTACGTGTATCAGTTCTGTTGATATTACAGCATTGTGTTATCACCCAGAAACGGAAAGCGTGAGTATTGGAAGCTGATGCTGCTGCTCTACGTCTCTAAATAGGTCTACCACTACGCGCAGTGCGAATAGCTGATGCTGTGTTgggtttctgttttgtttttgtctcgCTTGTTGTGAGTTCGTATTAAAAATAACCTTGCGCTACACACATAACAGATAACTGCATTtcagagcaaaggagagagaagaggaatggTCACAAAGGACAAGCCATAGATTTTTGGCTGTCACGTCGTTTGCCTTCCTGGCTGGCGCATTCTCTCTGATTCAATTACCTcagagtgagagggagtgaggcCCACGCCCTGTTGAGACAAACAGCCCGAAATGGGTGCTGAGCTGAGCTGTTGCTGACACGTTTTATTTAACATCAGTAACCACAACATGCATATCCTCCTATTGTTAATTGGATCAGATAGGTTGACACTTCACGTCTGTGCTCATGGTTTGGTGTAAATATAAGCTTAGCTTAACTGTGTGTAGTACTATATGTGGATTGTCTGACTATAAGGCATCGCTAGATTTGACTCATTCTTAATTCAAGATGAAGGCTGGGGGCAGCAGCCGTCACCACCATGATGACcagctgtatcctgtgcatgtttGAAAATGCTTGGCTGTTGACAATGTCATAGGTTAAAAAACAGCTTATTGATCAAGTAGATAACATTTTTCTCTCTAACTGAACATAATACAACCAAATACAATAATGGCTGTGGAAGATAACGGGAAGAGAAATGTTACAGATTATGATAATATTCTTTGTCTTTGGACGAGCAGATTTAGTTATGGAAATGGCTCTAATATTAGATATTATTTTAATGGATTCAATTTGCTGAATCATATGGTTCCTCTATAACATCCATAAAGCCATATTATTGTAGCTCATGTGTTCCAACCTGAACTGAACTATGATTTTTAATTCTTAAATGAGAAatgagcgagagcgagagagagagagtggggtaagagagagaggtCCAATGTGTCATATTAGTCATCTCTTACAGAAACGAAACCGTATGTTCCCttagccctatgttccctcaatcTATGTTCcttcagccctatgttccctgggCCCTATATTCCCTCAACCTATGTTCACTGCGCCCTATATTcactcagccctatgttccctcagccctatgttccctgggctctatgttccctcagcctatgttccctcagccctatgttccctcaatctatgttccctcagccctatgttccctcaaccTATGTAActtcagccctatgttccctcagccctatgttccctcagccctatgttccctcaaccTATGTTCcttcagccctatgttccctgggccctatgttccctcagccaaTGTTCACTGGGCCCTATATTCACTCAGCCCTATATTcactcagccctatgttccctcagccctatattcactcagccctatgttccctcaaccTACAtatagagaagatagccctatttggtaaaagaccaagtccatattatggcaaaaacagctcaaataagaagagagaaacgacagtccatcattactttaagacatgaaggtcagtcaatacggaaaatgtcaagaactttgaaagttccttcaagtgcagtcggAAAACACAtcaggcgctatgatgaaactggctctcatgaggaccgccactggaatggaagacctagagttacctctggtgcagaggatacgttcattagagttaccagcctcagaaattgcagcccaaataaatgcttcacagagttcaagtcacagacacatctcaacatcaactgttcagaggggactgtgaatcaggccttcgtggtcaaattgctgcaaagaaaccactactaaaggacaccaataataagaagagacctgcttgggccaagaaacacgagcaatggacattagaccggtggaaatgtgtcctttggtctggagtccaaatttgagatttttggttccaaccgctgtgtctttgtgagacgcggtgtgggtgaacggatgatctccgcatgtgttgttcccactgtaaagcatggaggaggaggtgttatggtgtgggggtgctttgctggtgacaccgtctgtgatttatttagaattcaaggcacacttaactagcacggctaccacagcattctgcagcgatacgccatcccatctggtttgggcttagtgggactatcattcgtttttcaacagaacaatgacccaacacacctccaggctgtgtaagggctattttaccaagaaggagagtgatggagtgctgcatcagatgacctggcctccacaatccccgacctcaactcaagtgagatgatttgggatgagtcggacatcagagtgaaggaaaagcagccaacaagtgctcagcatatgtgggaactccttcaagactgttggaatagcattccaggtgaagctggttgagagactaccaagagtgtgcaaagctgtcatcaagacaaagggtggctatctcaaatgtaaaatatattttgatttgtttaacacttttttagttactacatgattccatatgtgttatttcatagttttgatgtcttcactattattctacaatgtagaaaatagtacaaataaagaaaaaaccttgaatgagtaggtgtgtccaaacttttgactggtactgtatgttcccCCAGCCTTACGTTCCCTTAGCCCTATATTCCGTCAGTACCCACTGAACCAATTTTCTTTTAAATCGTATTGTCCAAATAATTTGTATTGTAATCAAATTTGGCCTTGTTTGGGGATGGAGATAATTAGActaatacccagtgtgctttgcaagtgttcattttcacataacattaataataatttagcagacgcttttatcacaTCATAATGCCATCACACTTCTGACACCATTGCAGGACATTTGGGGTGATAGGTGGCCACGAAATTGTGAGCTGCTATAAAATGGTATAGAGAAGTATTTTATATTTTGAAATAGTGTAACTTATAACATAATACATTGCATTGTAGTTCATGCCAGTTAAATACAAATGATAAAATACttaaaagtaattgaaatacttatttcaaaaACATGTAACAtaaatactgcccatctctgtTCCATCATGCAACAGTGGATTAACTCACCAATCAACATGTGTACATCAAGGGTGTGAAAAATATAAGCTCTGtaatatattttttcagtgtcAGTACAGGGTCTCACATCATGAGAGGAGGGTGAAAAGAAAAATATCAACACTATAAGCACAAATGACAACCACAACTAACTGAGAAAGGGGAACGGGCAACAGTAGAGGCCTCGGTAAATAGGAtgtggcaggtgtgtgtgtgtgtgttcgtgtgcgtgtgtgtgtgtgtgtgtgaaagaaagaGCTGCAaagagagagcggcagagagaaaaagagagagagagagggcaatgcTGTTTTGGGACTAAATGATGGCCACAGGATTCTCACTCCCTTGTTAATTTTAAACAGAAAATAATATTTTCACGCAAGATGGTGGCAGCTTGGTTGCAATTATTTTGCTATTACTGGTCAGTGAGGTCATTTAGAGTGTTTCTGTTCTTTCCTTTTCTTTGCACAGTTAAAATAACATTTTAGTGTTTTAGTGTTGCAGTTCATCCAGTGGGATAGCATTGCACACCTGACTGACATCCACTGGTCAATAACAGCACTGTAGGGCTAACCAATAAGAACTGTTTGATCTGAACCACAATCAGATACAAACAGTGTTCTTGACTGCTATTCCCCATAACCTGACTATTGTGGAATTGTGGATTACCATACTTCAgaaaaggttgtgtgtgtgtgtgtgtgtgttcatgagcCCTGACTGAGTACTGTTGATTAGCATACTGCAGGAGAGGCCTGTTCTCCAGGATATGAGGATATGGTTGAGAACGCACAATGTGCTGACTAAAACACTATGCTAAATCGAAGAGGGATCTTATGAGACAGCAGTCTTGAGTGTGTGGGACTACATACCCTAGGATATAAACCATAAACCACTTAAGGAAATGTTTCCACAAATGTGACTACTGAATAGTGTACCTAAATACATATGAACACCTTCAAATGTTgcagtctctcactctctctctctctctctctctctctctctctctctcactctctctctctctcactctctgtatctctctgtttgGATGTGTGTACAGTATGATCTTTATATGTCGAGACTCTGGTTCTCTCTCCTTTTGTGGTCTCTAATTTCTCTATGATTGGAGTGGGATTGAGGATTGCTAACCCCTCCCCTCTTTGGGTGGCTATTTCAATATTATCTATTTTTTACATTCTGCCCCTTTGAAGCCAGCTGGGGGGTGCAGGATACTGCCACAGAGTATAAGAGGCTTAAATAAAAACATACATTTTAGACTAAGcattgtctctttctctttccatctctctctctctcgctgcccccctccccgtctctttctttctttctttctttctttctttctttctttctttctttctttctttctttctttctttctttctttctttctttctttctttctttctttctttctttctttctttctttctttctttctttctttctttctttctttctttctcactctctcacccCATACTGCGTTAAAGAATGACCATGTCAGTGCTGGTGTTCTTTtgtgttctttatttttttactttcccATTTCCAATTGGGTCATTTTGCGTAATCCTTCGTGATTCGGTTGCATCAGTAAGATAGTCATCCTTTTTATTTTGATGGTTTATTTCTCTTCGCTTTTGCACAAGCCTCGGAAATACATCAGAATGGGTTCTTATTGAAAAGTCCTTCATTTTAATATCAAGTCCAATGTTATTATCAGACTCAGCCATGGATATCGACATGCTATAAGCACAAAGATGGTCCCCACTCACATTAATAAAATCATGTGTTTTCATTTCCCTATGTTTCCTGAGGTAGTAGATGTCCTCCAGACCAGAaactgtgtgtgtgcgggtgcatgcgcatgtctctctgtgtgcctgattgagagagacggagataaaGCACACATGGGTAGATTGCGTGGTACCTCAGTCACATACCCTTCCTTGACCTTTTTTCAAAAGACCAAAACATACTCTTTAGATTCCACCAGACAGCAACCCTGACAGTTGAACATTGCCATTGAGTTGAACTGTGAACACAGAGTGGAGACATCCACAGATGAGAACATGGAGGCGAAGGAACTGCTCTGgtcccggtttcccaaaagcattttaaggctaagttcatcattacaGGAGCATCATTACATTACAAGGAGCATCATTACATCTCCGAGCTGTTTACCAAAACCATTGTTATAAACGTTGCCCTTGAAAATGCTCGTAATCTAACttctgcctcagaccactcgtagaagtGCGTCGTTAAATGTTTTTTGCCCTTTTATACCCAacagatctccgctaaacatagaatcacatggtttatctgtCTATGTGACTgacgataacttcagaacaaagttgactacaaatactgCCAATGTCGTTGCAATTGATGCAAACAAGTGAAGTATAaaaagatgcttcaaatgaataccgagatgactgcattaaaatataaacagtaggctattgtCCTAATTCAATcgtattgaaatacatttaatgttcaattaatagagttctattttgctatttgtaggctactgtctgtgatttgtctcaatatatttcatgatgtgtagccaaACGTGTGCCAAATTTGTGATTTATTGCATTTTTATTAGGTAAGCATtataataagccgcctcaatatttgcatcCGTAGGTGGTAATaactctctaggagctgatccatcgtcagtattgtgaaataattataatgtta
The sequence above is a segment of the Coregonus clupeaformis isolate EN_2021a chromosome 19, ASM2061545v1, whole genome shotgun sequence genome. Coding sequences within it:
- the LOC121531980 gene encoding zona pellucida sperm-binding protein 3 gives rise to the protein MAMKWSVVCLVAVAMLGCLCDAQSWSPLAKPGQQPSRRKPQQPQQPQQPYQPLNQKPRHPPKDPTQAKQTFETPLDWTYPLDPKPEPKVVGSSEARTPVAANSVAAECRENMVHVEAKHDLLGIGQLIQLEDLTLGDCAITGFDNVNQVLIFESALQACGSQLRMTTSSLIYIFTLNYKPKPLANTPLIRTNEAMITVECHYPRKHNVSSLALIPTWTPFSAAKYAEELLYFSMRLMTADWQYERAGNMYVLGDMVNIEASVMQYFHVPLRIFVDSCVATLQPDMNANPRYAFIENHGCLIDAKVTGSHSQFIPRSADYKLQFQVEAFRFQSQRGSDPIYPQKTKMPVQTAEDYPSSLDAIFITCHLKATTIAYPIDVEYKACSLINTWREAGGNDGVCGCCDSTCSNRKGRDTTKHQKPANIWEGDVQLGPIFITEKVV